Below is a window of Acanthochromis polyacanthus isolate Apoly-LR-REF ecotype Palm Island chromosome 15, KAUST_Apoly_ChrSc, whole genome shotgun sequence DNA.
aaatgtgttttccgAAAAACTCTTCCCTAAAAGGTGACTGCCTGTTTCACAAAATACAGTCTGCATTTTCTATACATTTTCAATACCGATGTGTTAGCCTGACTGTGAGTCTGAACACAAAATATTGTAGCCCTGTTTTCGATGTTGAACCATTTGTAGACCCACTGAGAGAAGTGTTGTTTGCTGTGCTTTacacttcattttcacagtgCAATCACCATCAGATCAGCATCTTAGAATAGCTCCATAATTAAATTGTTTCTTCCTCGTCCCCCTCAGGAAACATTACCATCATGATTCCAAACTACACGGCAGCAGCTTATGATTTTATAAGAGCCTTCAGGAAAGGAGAGCTGGGACAAGTGATGCTGGACTGACCTGAGCCATTATAATGAAGATTATGCAGTTTGTTTGGTTAAAAAGTCGCTAAACTCTTGTAtcttttgtaaataaattaatttatccATATTCAGGTACAACGTTTGTTCTCAGTTTTGCTTTTAGAAAACACAAGACAGACATCTGGCATGGTATAAAGAGGATATTTATTAGCATAAAGACAGTGATAACAAACTATTCATTATGTACATAAGTGTAATAGCATATAATAGAGTGCACTTATAGGATATGGAACAGTCTGTTGCTCCTGAGTGTCTTCTGTAGGTAAAGAGGTTTTCTGGGATGATGGACAAACCATGAAAACCTTCAGAGACATGAATAAGTATGAGAGCAGCAGTGGTTTGCTTTTGTCCCTCCTAAACATGTCATGGTTCGTACACAGGTCTGAGAAATTAATTCACTAAAATTTGAGGTGGTATAAAAGGGTATGGATTgcacagaaattaaaaaatgattgtGGAAAATGACACTTAGCTTCACCAATACACAGCACTCTCATTTGCCCCGTTGTAGAGATTCATAAATCATTCCAGTAACTGAACATGATCTTAAAATCCAGCCTTGAAATGAAGGTGTACAGAAAGAATGGAGTAAAAAAATGTCCTGTTGGATGAGACTGCCatttgcaaaacacaaaaacaaacagcagctttaatttgatgGACAAAATACTGCTGGTGCCAACTTGTTTTTACTCTGTTCATCTTAATGGAATGACTAGTAGCCTGCACCTTTAGTTTACTGCATAAAGTCCAGGTTTATATTAAGATCCAAGTAATCTTGCAGAGATACAGTAGAGGCAACTTTGCATTTCTGTGCATATGAAAATAGAGTTTTTCTATATAGCTTGGCAGTAGAGTGATAATAGGCAGCAGTTTGATCTATGAAGCTATCAATacatttttgataaaatatgtCCTTCAGTTACATATAATAGTCAAGTTTTAGGGAAGGACCCTGTTAGAATTATTCCAAATTTGGCCCCAGTTTCTATTACTTTGGATGAAACAGGTTTGACACGCGCACTTtttgagaggtgaaatgtcagGACGACTACTGTGCTGGTAATTTTACCCATTTGTACAGATGCTTATAGGTGTAAAAACATTACagtactgtgatgtttttgtgattgaATCCTTCCACATGATCATTCCAGAGCAGCTTCCTGCCATTATGGTCATTGGTCACATCCTGAGCAGAAAACTCAGGCTTTGACCCTCTCACACATTTATCCctaagaagaaaagaaaaaaacagccagaaCATCTACAGTAAATTGTCCAGTAAGAGTCCAAATCTAGGGGAAAATGAAGCAATAATGATGGAAACCACTTGAGAGAGAACAGATCCGTTCTGAGTGGAGCCGGACATGAGCGCATCAAAGTAATTGGTCCTGTTGTAGTAATCCAGCTCTTCCTCTGAGTCGTCCGCGTTGCTGCGGCGGTACGCAGACGCATACCATTTATCCGCACTTAGCGCCACCGCCGCTCCCGCTGCTGCCGCGGCCGCCACCCTCACCGGGGACGTCCGCCCCGCCACCCGGAAGCGAGAGCGCGTCCCACCGTAGGCGCCTCCTCCCCGGTAGGTCCCCGCCGAGGAGCTGCGGGAGGGAGAGCCCCGAGAGGAGCCCCGGGAGCCTCCACGGCCCCCTTTGGACAGAGCAGGTTCAAAAAGGAAGGCGGAGAGCAGGAGGCAAGTCCAGCATGTCGCGACCACCTGGTTCATCCCTGACATCTGAGCAACAGGAGGGAATAATGGAGGCATTTTGTCTTTAATGCGTAAAACACATCATTTATCATCAATGTTGAGTGTGGAGATGAAAAATATCATTTGATTTTGGGTTTGATAAAAGCGGGAGATATATTATTTCAGTATAAAATCAAAATGCCATGTGACATAATTCACACTCAaattttacactgtaaaaaacaagtGTAATTTGAtaaagaaaaatgcagttttatttgtctttttaagttttaaaatacAGGGGGAAAATAATAACATTGAAGAACTTCGTGTCATGTGACTTTAACTGAATAACCATATAATTATAACAATTTTTTAGAGAAAATTTGACTTTCTGTCCACAtgaatagaataaagttttttaataaatatttgctttttatttattatatgaaACTGATCAATTCAAGTTTAAGGCAGTCAGAAAGGCATATTCTTATAAAAATGTAGAGTACATAAATGCTTTGTCAAAAATATCTATTTCTCAGATGTTTCTATAGCTGAGCAAGGTTGAAGGTGAAACTATTTCTTTAACACTTATCTGCTAAATTTGTTATGAGAATataagattttttaaatatttatttatttataagatTTTTATGTAGTTATGTGTAAAACTTCATATTACACTTGATATAATTCAAAATGAACAGCAGATTCTTGCAATTTCAAGCCAAATAGTTTCTTTTATGGCAGTATATTGATATTTTCTTCTGTAAACATTCTTCAATAAACACTAATAAgccaaacaataaataaatacacacgaTCTAATGCAAATGTAAGTTAAGGCAAGAAACTGTAGtgaagtatttatttttatgggaCAGTTGCTTGTTTAACAATATTTTTCTCGTGACccagctgtttgttttgcttttttttttttttttacagtgtactgaACAGCAAACGTGAGCTGTCCATGTAATGCTCGGTGGTGTTGAATATGGTCACTTAAAGGAGCATCTCTGTGTTGCACATTGCTCCTCTCCATTAAAGTAGGTCagtttataaataaatatgctCACCAGAGAAAACTGCTGTTGGCTTTCAGCCTTCGTGTATATGAAATAATGTTAATTCCTGGGATGATtatgaacaaaacacaaacatgtcacGTTCGTTGGTAATAACAGGCCATCATTTGACATGCATGGTTGGCTTGTGGCCCACTAAGTcgaaatgtacaaaatattgtCGTCATATTATGTATAATATGTTATTAATAAAGCGTTTAACAAATGCAGAGGCAATGCAAATGGATGCATGATGATCATATTCTTATAAATTAGCTTGTAGGCTTCTGTAGCTTTAACTAATATCCCCGTTTAAAAACAATATTCTGTATAAATACACACCTTGTTAAAAAGCAGCTCAGATCCTGATGCACAGCGCTTACCTTATTCCCTGGCCTTGTTATCCTGCTTTATGTTTTGCCACTGGGAGGAAAGATGAAGATGATGTTGTCGTGGACAATGCAGGCTCGTTCGCGATTGCGAGAACGCGCGGCGCGCTCACACATTCGCATCTGAAGAGTctgatacaaaaaataatgtgatgtttgtcagaatggatGGGTCTTTTTAAAACTTTCTTATAATCCTATTTTGGAATTGTTACCTTTGATAGTTTTTTAGTTAAATATACTGACTAATTTATCCTTTCATGGCTatacagtaatcagattacccAGATTAACTTGATGATCGTTGATGGCTGCTATGTTTGCTGTCTCCCCGAAACTGCAGTGAAATCCCTCCGCTTGATAGACACAGTAACTCAATATAATATGTATAATTATCTTTTTATATCTCCTAATATTTCCTGGGATGGTTTTGTGGTTTATGCCTATCAAAAAAATTGCATCTGTATATcctttcaaattaaataaactttttttttctggtaatGAAAAATCATTGATGGGAGCCATTTTTACTCAACAATTTACCAAATAATGTAACAGTATTGAGCTACTCTTATAataatatgcatatttttgtcagtttcactatgatttaaattaaatattcaaattCCAATAATACAATAGGGTAGCCTAAATGAAAACGATATAACAAATAAATCGAGGAATCTAGCTgtttaacaataataacaataaaaataataatttgctaTAGTAACTCAGCCCTTATGgataaaacagattttattttaattcatttaaaaaaaatgagagaattcATCGTTATCCATTGAAGAGCCATGtaataaaagagagaaaaaaaaaccctttaaaaatgtactgaaaccaataaaagtaataatactgtaaaatatcagaaaatagcTCACAAAAGTAGAGCAATCCATCTATTTTAAAGAAAGGAACTAATTTTAAGAAACTAGTGATTTTGCACgtctttatgtaaaaaaaaaaatttgtttgaaaaaataaaaggtcGTGATTCTTCCTGGTtgcatgtttttctgttattttacatttgagaTGTTTGTGATTGTATTAATGTTTTAATAATGTTATAAAATTATAATTATGTTATGATTAAATGCTCTTTATGATTTCAAACTACTGTATAACTATATGACTGTGAACTCATATAGCCCAGTGTTCCCAGTAAATTTCCATGATCTAGCTTTGaccatgaaaatataacaagttgATCCTGCTAGCAGGCGGTTGAAACTGGCTGCTCAAAAACTGATAATAGCAATGTAACTTCTTTATGGGCCTGCTTAAATGCTAAACTGTTTCCAAATATTGCAGTCACTCCTTCAGACTCTGCTTTGTTCAAGTGATTCCTTGCAcaagtaaaactttgctttgacttgagagaCGACTCTGAGTATTTATTTGGAGAATTTAGGAGTCTGCTGAAGAATTTTCCTGACAAATAAATTTCAACAAgtacggtaaaaaaaaaaaaaaagtcaaattaagagaaaaaaatcagtaaaatctgtaattttacaaaaaatgtactGCCTGCGTTTCCCTTTATGGACACGAGGTGGCGGTAACGTGACTTCTTTACACTGGCTACCTGGTGAAAAACACCAACgaagaagaagctgcaggagGACGGAGTTGCTGTTGATCCTGAATCAATTCTCTGTCCGCAGTCTGCTGTCATGGCCTTCCTGTGCAGAAACGCTGCTTCGCTCCTGAAGCCGTCCAGAGCCGCTCCGGCCCTGTTGTCCGCTGCTCGCCTCTACAGCTCAGGTGTGTTTAAACCCGATGGTCGGTGAGTCTAACAGCTGCTTACAGCTGCTCCACCACAATGTCAAGAAGCGTCGTTAAAAGTGCGACACGTGCAAAGCAGCAGACTGCTCAGTGACTGAGTGtgttgcagctttttattcGCGTTATTTGCATCATAAAACCTTTAAGTACCGAACTTTAATACAACTTTATTACTTCCTCATGCTAGCAAGATGTTGTTGGCTTAAGGACAGGTTACTTTGTGAAGGTCAATTTCACAATAAAGTTGGATTTACAGGTGTCACCTTTATCAGGTGTTTAGTGTTTCACAGATGTAGCTAAGTGACTGCAGCTTTCAGGTCAAAATGGCAGCAGTTAAGAGTGAGTTTACGGGGAAGTTTTACGATGTGCAGTGATAGTTTAAAGACCTCCCATTGCATAAGATTGACTAGTATATGCTTATGCTACGCTTCTTTAAATTGTGACGTGTTTAAGTGCGATATCTTTAGTTCAGAAACCTGCAAAAGTGACCAGGATGTACTGTTTAGTTAGTTTTTGCACTTAGTGTTCTGACTAATTTTATTCTGGACTCGTGGATTGTTAAATTTATATGCCTGGTTATTATTTAATAGTGTTTTTGTAAGCTCAGACTGACTTGACATAGACTGAGTTAAAGAAAACATAATTTGTTAAttaaaattcattaaaagtCAACTGAATGTCATAACATATTACATAAAGGGGTTGGCTGCTCAATATCAGTAAATTAGCTCAGAAACCTTCATGGTCTGTGTGAAGTCCTGCCAAAAGGCCACTCGCATTGATCCTTCACCTTTTCTGAAATAATTGACTACAGCTTCACCTTGCTTTGTGATAACAATGTGTCTCTTATGAGGATGGTGACCCGTCACCTAGTTAAAACACTGTGCTGCAGTTAAGGAGTGGACAGAATAGTGACTGTGCAGAAAGCGTATGCCAGGAAAACCATGACTAAGCACTGAAGTCGATTTCTTCTTAAAGGGACAATAAGTTATTTAAAGTTCAATTGCAAGTCCTAAAATCACCATAATGTGAAAATCaagttgttgtatttttactttaacattttcatatagtgttttcattttatgctTGAAGACAAATCATAAATGAAACGAGCAGTGAGCACCATcactgagcatttccaccttgaaactgtaGCCGACAGATGACCGTCTCAAAAACATAGATTTAAATTTCTGGGCTTTCATGCATACCAAACTTGAGCAACCATTCCTGTCAGCTTGTGAGATGTGGCTCTCTTTATCGTTATTCTTGTTCAGAAACGTACTCATGCTTGCCAGAGTTACACAAATATTCCCATTCGCCGTCCTGTGTGGTATTCTTACAGTGTTGTACAGTTGTAAAGTGAACTTCAGTTGCAGGAAGTGTCAGAAGAGTGAATGAACAGACAGGCAGGgattcatagatctgcacattttagAGGAAGTAGCAGTGTAAGGTTATAtcaaagccattttaaggcaaaaATGGACTATTTTCATTGggaaaaatcatttaaatgtgtCATGCTGATACGGAGAGACACATTTGTTGGGGTTTAAACCAACATCCAGAGAGGAATGTAAATGTTTTCTATTGCTTTGCTTGCTATTGGCAgtaaatgttattaaaaataGCTATTAGACTCAACAGAAAAAACAGTGTAACAATAATAACGAATAATTATCCATCGTATTATccttgatggtttggatgtgaCTGTGAAACGGTACTTCATTACATCCTTTGTAGCGTTCAGAATGTGGAGAACCGTGCAGAAGCCTTTGATACGTAGAATCTCACCTCACCatcagtgatgtttttgtcttaatGCAGGAGGTCAGTATGAGTACATTCTGGTGGAAAAGAGAGGGGAGAATAAGAACGTGGGTTTCATTCAGCTGAACCGGCCCAAAGCCCTGAACGCTCTGTGTGACGGGCTGGTGAAGGAGATCGGACAGGCGCTGGATGCCTTCGAAGTGGACAAAGAGGTCGGAGCCATTGTCATTACTGGCAGCGACAGAGCCTTTGCTGGTGAGTCTGTTTTACTGTGCTTCTTCCTGAATTTGCCCTTCACCGAGGAGCAAATAATGTATGATAAATGGTTTACAGTAGTACATGTTatgatccaacctctaggggttggctggatgcaacaaaacaaccagaatgttATTGGTTCACGTGAAGGGATTTATTTCTTTGTGGCaaatggaacataaaagtgatAATAAAGAccacaagactggtgagtgttgctaaatcaaaggacaaaatataacaaaacgaaggctaacagagtttctAAACtatctaaacacaaagtaactaaactccctagccaaacgtaagtacatcagcaacacccaccacaagtAACAAAAACGAATACAATCATGCACAAAacgaactaaacaaaactggtgcctcacactGTTGTAGCAAAACCTCATTCTACCAGGAAAACAGACTGTGTGAGGTAGCTCCTTGCATTTGTTGAATGAAGCGATAGGAGAAGGTATTTAGGTCTCAGTCAGTATAtttattagcctagccgcgctagacaacccacagcaacgaatttaattctctgccagggtgggtctagttaccctccataaggctcgaggctggattctcctaaaactggccggaccaatcaccatgaagtgtagagtcagaaggcgggcgtaacgaagtgacgacagaggcgtgacgattctgacagaaacaaccggcgcacaataaacagttatctttcgactcggctttggccacagcccttacagattttaagctaaaattcaacttgaaagataaacagaggacggcacttaagtgtttcattgagaagaaagacgtatttggacttatgccgacgggatatggcaaatccttaatataccagttggctccgctggttgggaagctaatgggacttagccacaatccgccggcgctctaggaactccgtcagcctattcgttgcgttgattggttgtatacctacccaattgctgcagagtatttggaaagacaaccttttagcccgcctccctccctgtcgagcgttcctagacccttgtgccttcagaattcagaacatgggtctagcgtggctaggctatatATTTATTGCAGGCAGGCTGAATATAGCATACAGAGCTCTGGGTCCAACCGCCGATTCCTGACAGCAACAGAGTTCGTTGTCAGTTCATGAAGTCTGACACACTGTTCGTCCCCTGACCCAGCCTTATATCTAGTTTCACAGGTGCATAAGCATCCAGGGTGTGTCTTTCTTCTGACTGGTTGTGTTCTGCACATCTGACTCCCTCCTTTGCATTTGAGCAGCCATCTTGTTGTCCTGCTCCTGATCTGGATGCTGCGCTCCGAGCCCCACAGCCGTGAAGATGGTTCCTCTTTGTGAGGGAGGATGAAACCTTAGCAGTTGTTCTTATCAGTGGAACAGAGTCTTCCTAACAGAGTTTTCATCATAACTTTTCACCTAGTACTTTTCCATATTCGTAGACAGTATAAAACATTAGGAATATGATTCTATAAAAGCAAGCAGTTAGTATAAAAACTCCATTTAGAAATATCATGGAAATCCGACAACACTGAACACACAGTTCAAAATACTCAAAACCGAATAGTCTGCAGGTGTGGTGATGGCTGTGTCTGGTTGGTTagaggtggaggggagctggagggtggcccaatcaggaagtGGGGAGAACAGGGctgcagtgcaggtcgtcaaCTCCTGAGTCATTAGTTGGAATGGCTGGGGTTCTGGAGACACTCTgaaaacagccacagctgaacccacacatgcactgtCCCCCACACAAAGGCCTAACAGGACACCTCCCCAGACACCAGGCGGCACCCCAGTACTGGCGGCCGTAACACTACCCAATAGTAGTGaacaatgtttgtgtttttcagccgGAGCAGACATTAAAGAGATGCAGAATCGGACCTTCCAGGAGTGTTATGGGGAAAACTTCCTGGCTCACTGGAACAAAGTTTCCACAGTGAGGAAGCCTGTAATCGCAGCTGTAAATGGATTTGCTGTAAGTGTCATGTTTTACTTCATTAACATCCTTTTTTAATGAGGGGAGGTCAAGGGATTTTAAGGTGATAAAGGGAAACAACAGACACTGCATTCAGGAAAAGATCAAAGtaacaaaatgatccaaacatCTGTTCAACCAGCCATCAGCTTTACCTGCTGTATTTTAAAGGGGAGCAGGAACCATTCCCAGCTAACATTAGGCAAGAGTCATTATACATCCTGGACAAGTTGTTAGTCAGTGACAGTACTCAACATTAAGACAGACAGCTATGtatgctcacattcacacttatcAGTTTGCAGTCACCAAttagcatgtctttggactatGAGAAGAAGCTGGATTACACCAAGAAAACCTATATTGGTTcagtgagaacatgcaaacaacACACAGCTGATGTGAAGACTGAACTCAAAATGAGTTTAATCAAACAAATTAGTAGTTGGCAATAAATGAGTAAACTTCTCTAGTGTGTGCTGTTGTACCTGCTGCAAGGATTAGGTTGGTTTCCTCCTATTTTTCTAAACATGTCATCTCTCTTCTCACTGTTTCACAGTGAGAAGTCTCAAGTTTGGGGCTCCTTGTTATAATCGTCACGTTAACTGCCAATTATTTACCTAATAATCTTCAGATGTAATTTAGATCTGTAGTGCATGGCTGTCACATATAAAACGAACAACTACATTCAAGTCAACGCATTCACACACCGCTGGTTAGGCCTATCAGCACCAGATAAGGCTGTCTGTGTTTCATAGTACACTGGAGTCCTAAATATGGTTACTTAGCTGGCACA
It encodes the following:
- the sprn gene encoding shadow of prion protein, which translates into the protein MSGMNQVVATCWTCLLLSAFLFEPALSKGGRGGSRGSSRGSPSRSSSAGTYRGGGAYGGTRSRFRVAGRTSPVRVAAAAAAGAAVALSADKWYASAYRRSNADDSEEELDYYNRTNYFDALMSGSTQNGSVLSQVVSIIIASFSPRFGLLLDNLL